A window of Mycolicibacterium madagascariense genomic DNA:
GGCCTCCGGGACCTGGTCGATGGTCGCCTTCTCGTCGACGATCACGGTGATCAGCATGCTGGTCTCCAGCGTGGCCGGATCGCGGCCGACGTCCTCGCACCGCTCCCTGATCACCCTGACCTTGGTCGGCAGGTCGTCGAAGCCGGCGATGACGTTGAGGTGGTCGAAGTGCTCGACTGCCAACGGAATCGTCTTCTTCTCACCGCTGCCGCCGATCATCAGCGGGATGTGGTCGCGGAAGCGGGGTTCGGCCATTGCCTCCTGCGTGCGGTAGTACGTGCCGGACACGGTGGGCCGCTCGCCGGCGAGCATCGGCAGGATGATGTCGAGCGCCTCGTCGAGCCGCTCGAAGCGGTCGGTGAAGGTGCCGAAGTCGTACCCCAGCTGATCGTGTTCGAGTTCGAACCACCCCGTGCCGATGCCGAGGATGGCCCGACCCTGGCTGATCACGTCGAGTGTCGTGATGGCCTTCGCCAGCAGCGTGGGGTTGCGGTAGGTGTTGCCGGTGACGAGCGTGCCGAGTTGCACGTGCTCGGTCACCGCGGCCAGCGCGCCGAGCGTGGTGTACGCCTCCAGCATCGGTTCCTCGGGCGCGCCGAGGCCCGGCAGTTGGTAGAAGTGGTCCATCACGAACACGGCGTCGAACCCGGCTTCGTCGGCCTCGCGGGCCTGGGTGACGACGGTCGGGAAGAGCTGCTCGACGCCGGTGCCATAGGAGAAGTTCGGGATCTGGTAGCCCAGTTTCACGGTCACACCGTCGACCTAACCAGCTCGCGGCGCCCGGCGGAACGCCGTTACGCCGAGTGCGAAGCGGGAATAAGTGGGCAGCTGGTCGATTTCTCGAGACCTCGCGGCCTAGCGGGCCGGGGGCCCGGGCGGCGGTCGAAACCGGGTGGTGGGCGGCTCGGTCGGCCGGGGTGGGCGCGGCTGGGGTGGACGTGGCCGCGGCGGCGCGGGTGTCGGTGTCCGCCGGGGTGGCTGCGGCGTGGTGCGCGGGGGCCGCATCCGCATCGCGTGCGTGGCATCGTCGCTCCAATCACGTTGCACCAGAACGTTTTGCGCGATGCGATCCATGGTGGTCCCCACGACGTGCGGGTCCGGCGCGGACTGCATGCCCGTCGTCTCGACGAGCCGCCGGGTCATCCAGTCGACCATCCCGGCCCTGACGTACTCGACCTGGTGCGCGCCGGCCTTCGTCAACCAGAAGACGTCCGCGCTGCGCTCGGCGTACCCGGTGGCGACCAGCCGGTCGAACGTCGGCTCGAGCACCTCCCACGGCACCCGGAGATGATCGGCGATGTCGCCGGACCGCGCCTGACCGGCGGCCTGGCCGAAGCGGTACACCTGAAGCACCGCCCACAACCGTCCGACGTCGAGCTTGCTGTCCGGCCGCCGCGCCAGCGTGCGCAGCTGGACCCCCGACCCCTGCCGGATGAGCCGGCCGACGGCGTTCTCCAGCAACTGGTCGGGCGAGTCCGTCGTCGGCATGGCGAACCCCTCGCCGAGGTCGGCCGCGGTGCTGACGGCGTTGTTGCGCAACGGCACCTGCTTGAGCAT
This region includes:
- a CDS encoding LLM class F420-dependent oxidoreductase; this translates as MTVKLGYQIPNFSYGTGVEQLFPTVVTQAREADEAGFDAVFVMDHFYQLPGLGAPEEPMLEAYTTLGALAAVTEHVQLGTLVTGNTYRNPTLLAKAITTLDVISQGRAILGIGTGWFELEHDQLGYDFGTFTDRFERLDEALDIILPMLAGERPTVSGTYYRTQEAMAEPRFRDHIPLMIGGSGEKKTIPLAVEHFDHLNVIAGFDDLPTKVRVIRERCEDVGRDPATLETSMLITVIVDEKATIDQVPEARRARAAVGTPEAIAEQIKTKVFDAGIGGIIFNMPHYVPGAVAAVASALAPLLPE